A single window of Intrasporangium calvum DSM 43043 DNA harbors:
- a CDS encoding zinc-dependent alcohol dehydrogenase family protein produces the protein MRATTIHAPRDIRLSTVPDPTITAPTDAIVRVLAACICGSDLWPYRGENPIDEGVTIGHEAVGVVEEVGAEVTSFRAGDFVIVPFDHCDNTCPHCLAGVQSACDHLGFTTSGQAELTRVNQAEGSLVKTEGTIDDALLPSLLALSDVMATGWHAAVAAGVRQGGTAVVVGDGAVGLCGVIAAHELGAERIIAMSRHADRQALAREFGATEVVAERDDAGVAAVLELTGGVGADAVLECVGTDQAIRTAFEVARPGSTVGFVGVPHGVELPVRHMFRRNIGLAGGMAPVRRYLPDLLDRVLDGRIDPGRVFDLTLPLDEVAEGYRAMDERRAIKVLLRP, from the coding sequence ATGCGCGCCACGACTATCCACGCCCCTCGCGACATCCGCCTCAGCACCGTGCCCGACCCGACCATCACGGCTCCCACGGACGCCATCGTCCGCGTCCTCGCCGCCTGCATCTGCGGTTCCGACCTCTGGCCCTACCGCGGGGAGAACCCGATCGACGAAGGTGTCACGATCGGGCACGAGGCGGTGGGCGTCGTCGAGGAGGTCGGAGCCGAGGTCACCTCCTTCCGTGCGGGCGACTTCGTCATCGTGCCGTTCGACCACTGCGACAACACCTGTCCCCACTGCCTGGCCGGGGTCCAGTCCGCGTGTGACCACCTCGGCTTCACCACGAGCGGCCAGGCCGAGCTCACCCGGGTCAACCAGGCGGAGGGGTCGCTCGTCAAGACCGAAGGCACCATTGACGACGCACTGCTGCCCTCGCTCCTCGCCCTCTCGGACGTGATGGCGACGGGATGGCACGCCGCGGTCGCGGCCGGTGTGCGTCAAGGCGGCACAGCCGTCGTCGTCGGCGACGGCGCCGTCGGGCTGTGCGGGGTCATCGCCGCGCACGAGCTCGGTGCCGAGCGCATCATCGCCATGTCGCGACACGCCGACCGGCAGGCGCTCGCTCGTGAGTTCGGAGCGACCGAGGTCGTCGCGGAGCGGGACGACGCGGGCGTCGCGGCAGTGCTCGAGCTGACCGGCGGGGTCGGTGCGGACGCGGTCCTTGAGTGCGTCGGGACCGACCAGGCGATCAGAACGGCATTCGAGGTGGCTCGCCCGGGCTCCACGGTGGGCTTCGTCGGCGTGCCCCACGGGGTGGAGCTTCCCGTGCGGCACATGTTCCGCCGCAACATCGGCCTCGCCGGCGGGATGGCCCCGGTGCGGCGCTACCTTCCCGACCTGCTCGACCGCGTGCTCGACGGCCGCATCGACCCCGGCCGGGTGTTCGACCTGACGCTGCCCCTGGACGAGGTCGCAGAGGGCTACCGGGCGATGGACGAGCGCCGAGCCATCAAGGTGCTCCTGCGACCCTGA
- a CDS encoding FAD-binding oxidoreductase: protein MTSTHGSATLDRERLRGLAETVTGEVLTPGTDGYDDARHVFFRHLDQTPAVIVQPRDTDDTAAAVAFAQANGLEIAVRGGGHSGAAHSTVEGGLVIDLRHLDSVEIDIDNRTARVGGGATAGAVTVALAEHGLVLGFGDTDSVGVGGITLGGGVGFLSRLHGLTIDNLLAVELVTADGRVVVADADQHPDLFWALRGGGGNFGVVTRFTFRLHRVEQVLGGMLILPATADTIAGFVRHAQEAPDELTCIVNVMPAPPMPFLEPAQHGQLVIFALLTFVGTAAEAEPVLAPFRALAPPLADLLQEMPYAGMFQPEPDDYHPVAAGRNGYADDVDGAGAQLVLDTLTAQLAKPEVQMAVVQLRPLGGAIARVRTDATAYAHRQRALMLNVAAIVSRADELEAQLPWLETLKAALCDGTPGGYANFVYDDGPGRIHDIYPPDTYTRLAQVKAQWDPDNTFHRNHTVLPAV, encoded by the coding sequence ATGACCTCCACACATGGTTCTGCGACCCTCGACCGCGAGCGACTCCGCGGGCTCGCCGAGACCGTCACCGGTGAGGTTCTCACCCCCGGGACGGATGGCTACGACGACGCCCGCCATGTCTTCTTCCGGCACCTCGACCAGACCCCGGCAGTCATCGTGCAGCCGCGCGACACCGACGACACCGCCGCCGCCGTCGCCTTCGCTCAGGCCAACGGCCTCGAGATCGCCGTCCGGGGCGGTGGTCACAGCGGAGCGGCCCACAGCACCGTCGAGGGTGGACTCGTCATCGATCTGCGCCACCTCGACTCCGTCGAGATCGACATCGACAACCGGACAGCCCGGGTCGGTGGCGGTGCGACCGCGGGGGCGGTCACCGTCGCGCTCGCCGAGCACGGCCTCGTCCTCGGGTTCGGGGACACCGACTCCGTCGGCGTGGGCGGCATCACGCTCGGCGGTGGTGTCGGGTTCCTCAGCCGACTGCACGGCCTGACGATCGACAACCTCCTCGCCGTCGAGCTCGTGACCGCAGACGGGCGCGTCGTCGTGGCTGACGCGGACCAGCACCCTGACCTCTTCTGGGCGCTCCGCGGCGGCGGAGGCAACTTCGGGGTGGTCACGCGGTTCACGTTCCGCCTGCACCGAGTCGAGCAGGTCCTCGGCGGCATGCTGATCCTGCCGGCGACGGCCGACACCATCGCAGGGTTCGTGCGCCACGCCCAGGAGGCTCCGGACGAGCTCACCTGCATCGTCAACGTCATGCCGGCACCCCCCATGCCGTTCCTCGAGCCGGCGCAGCACGGCCAGCTCGTCATCTTCGCGTTGCTGACGTTCGTCGGGACCGCGGCCGAGGCCGAGCCCGTGCTCGCACCGTTCCGGGCGCTCGCTCCGCCCCTCGCCGACCTCCTGCAGGAGATGCCCTACGCCGGGATGTTCCAGCCCGAGCCCGACGACTACCACCCGGTCGCCGCGGGTCGCAACGGCTACGCCGACGACGTCGACGGCGCGGGCGCCCAGCTCGTCCTCGACACGCTGACGGCGCAGCTCGCGAAGCCGGAGGTGCAGATGGCCGTGGTGCAGCTGCGTCCGCTGGGCGGGGCCATCGCTCGGGTGCGCACGGATGCGACGGCGTACGCACATCGGCAGCGGGCCCTGATGCTCAACGTCGCGGCGATCGTGAGTCGGGCGGATGAGCTGGAGGCCCAGCTGCCGTGGCTCGAGACACTCAAGGCCGCTCTCTGCGACGGCACCCCGGGTGGCTACGCCAACTTCGTCTACGACGACGGGCCCGGCCGGATCCACGACATCTACCCGCCTGACACCTACACGCGGCTGGCGCAGGTGAAGGCGCAGTGGGACCCGGACAACACCTTCCACCGCAACCACACCGTGCTGCCGGCGGTCTGA
- a CDS encoding MFS transporter — MVRVTRPMSSWRIVLWFGVISLTADMVYEGARSMYGPLLASLGASGLVVGVVTGLGEAMALVLRLVFGPLADRTGRYWLLTISGYALTVVCVPLLAVAPFLGGAGLAVAALLILLERSGKAIRSPSKSALLAHAAGALGRGRGFGVQKAMDQVGAFAGPLVVAAVVAATGVIWPGMLVLAVPGVVAIAVLLVLRARVPDLGAVTGTPDAAHPPASDDPGSEPSGIRTRGAVRAWLADAVGSHLPGDFFRFAVAASLTTGGLVTFGIIGYHLTADAVVPLATVPLVYAAAMAVGAVSALLVGWVYDRAGAHVLLVVPVLVAAVPPLALTQSFGLVLAGVVVWGLALGIQDSAVKALVAELVPAGRRATAYGVFAGIQGAFAVIGGAGIGWLYDVSLPALVVTVAATQLLALGLLWRTVRPGAGPHRRARLHPGA; from the coding sequence ATGGTGCGGGTGACGAGACCGATGTCGAGCTGGCGGATCGTGCTGTGGTTCGGCGTCATCAGCCTCACCGCGGACATGGTCTACGAAGGAGCCCGGTCGATGTACGGCCCGCTCCTGGCGTCGCTCGGCGCGAGCGGCCTCGTCGTCGGGGTCGTCACCGGGCTCGGCGAGGCGATGGCCCTCGTGCTCCGGCTCGTCTTCGGCCCGCTCGCCGACCGCACCGGGAGGTACTGGCTGCTCACCATCAGCGGCTACGCCCTGACCGTGGTGTGTGTGCCGCTGCTCGCGGTGGCCCCGTTCCTCGGCGGGGCCGGGCTGGCGGTGGCCGCGCTCCTCATCCTCCTCGAGCGGAGCGGGAAGGCGATTCGCAGCCCCTCCAAGTCGGCGCTCCTCGCGCACGCAGCCGGCGCCCTCGGCCGGGGGCGCGGCTTCGGCGTGCAGAAGGCCATGGACCAGGTCGGCGCCTTCGCCGGCCCGCTCGTCGTCGCCGCGGTCGTCGCCGCGACCGGCGTGATCTGGCCCGGGATGCTCGTCCTCGCGGTCCCCGGAGTCGTCGCCATCGCGGTCCTGCTGGTGCTGCGGGCCAGGGTGCCGGACCTGGGGGCGGTGACCGGCACCCCCGACGCCGCGCACCCCCCGGCGAGCGATGATCCGGGGAGCGAGCCCAGCGGCATACGGACGCGGGGTGCGGTCCGGGCGTGGCTCGCTGACGCAGTCGGCAGCCACCTGCCCGGCGACTTCTTCAGGTTCGCGGTGGCGGCCAGCCTGACGACCGGTGGCCTCGTCACCTTCGGCATCATCGGCTACCACCTGACTGCCGACGCGGTGGTGCCTCTCGCGACGGTGCCGCTCGTCTACGCCGCGGCGATGGCGGTCGGGGCGGTGTCCGCGCTCCTCGTGGGCTGGGTCTACGACCGCGCCGGTGCCCACGTCCTCCTCGTCGTGCCGGTCCTCGTCGCCGCCGTCCCCCCGTTGGCCCTCACCCAGTCCTTCGGGCTCGTGCTCGCGGGAGTGGTCGTCTGGGGGCTGGCCCTGGGGATCCAGGACTCGGCCGTCAAGGCCCTTGTTGCCGAGCTCGTTCCGGCCGGACGCCGGGCGACGGCCTACGGCGTCTTCGCCGGCATCCAGGGCGCCTTCGCGGTCATCGGTGGGGCCGGGATCGGCTGGCTCTACGACGTCTCCCTGCCTGCCCTCGTCGTCACCGTGGCGGCGACCCAGCTCCTGGCACTCGGCCTGCTCTGGCGGACCGTCCGGCCCGGCGCTGGACCGCACCGGCGAGCGCGGCTCCACCCCGGGGCGTAG
- a CDS encoding DUF6299 family protein, with amino-acid sequence MKVSGRLAAALLAAVTTVAVGGSPAVAAPPTNDMYAGAEAIAALPFATTLDTTEATTDADDAELNGQCGAPAMDASVWYSYTAEADSLLLADAFESDYSAGVLVATGAPGNFLVQGCGPGGAGWEAMAGETYYIVVFDDQEDGTGNGGTMSLTVDVAPPAPAIEATVNPLGWFDARTGFATISGTVTCDSSADFAFVDVTLQQRVGRFIVRGYGGTEVFCDGTPQPWSAEISGETGLFKGGRALSVSFSVACNSGGCSEYFDETEVRLTGKKR; translated from the coding sequence ATGAAGGTTTCAGGGCGTTTGGCGGCGGCACTTCTCGCCGCCGTGACCACCGTGGCGGTTGGGGGGTCCCCCGCAGTCGCTGCACCACCGACCAACGACATGTACGCCGGCGCCGAGGCCATCGCGGCCCTGCCGTTCGCGACCACCCTCGACACGACCGAGGCGACCACCGACGCGGACGACGCGGAGCTCAACGGCCAGTGCGGCGCACCGGCCATGGATGCCAGCGTCTGGTACAGCTACACCGCCGAAGCGGACAGCCTCCTGCTCGCCGACGCATTCGAGTCCGACTACAGCGCAGGCGTCCTCGTCGCTACTGGCGCGCCGGGGAACTTCCTGGTCCAGGGGTGCGGGCCAGGTGGGGCGGGCTGGGAGGCCATGGCTGGTGAGACCTACTACATCGTCGTCTTCGACGACCAGGAGGACGGGACGGGCAACGGCGGCACGATGAGCCTGACCGTCGACGTTGCACCGCCGGCCCCGGCCATCGAAGCCACCGTGAACCCGCTCGGCTGGTTCGACGCCCGGACCGGATTCGCCACGATCTCCGGAACGGTGACCTGCGACAGCAGCGCCGATTTCGCCTTTGTCGACGTCACGCTCCAGCAGCGCGTCGGACGCTTCATCGTCCGTGGGTACGGCGGCACCGAGGTGTTCTGTGACGGGACGCCGCAGCCGTGGAGCGCCGAGATCTCTGGCGAAACGGGGCTCTTCAAGGGCGGCAGGGCGCTCAGCGTCAGCTTCTCCGTCGCGTGTAACAGCGGCGGGTGCTCGGAGTACTTCGACGAGACCGAGGTCCGCCTGACGGGAAAGAAGCGGTGA
- a CDS encoding CHAP domain-containing protein produces MKTDNRPGRHRAPGGYSPLVELKSIARESAQPAMKGAAVVAAAGGIVATLSTPASAESLSDTSAVAAVAAPKVAAPRAAAVVGPASAIAAPAVADSHALRSIGYATAPEKAATAKPIVIKDVVVEKKRQEAARKAREAAEARREAAQRASRDATRSTLTSSTYTSKSTVNGSSGRKSAYNWGTAGQCTWGALNKWYQSEGYYPGGWTGNAMTWGYGAANAGYTVTSTPRTRSIVVLQPGVHGSSSVGHVAWVIGVNGNEITMVEMNALAGPYNYNTRTVTHVGGMQYIYAP; encoded by the coding sequence GTGAAGACTGACAACCGTCCCGGGCGCCATCGGGCGCCGGGTGGCTACAGCCCGCTCGTCGAGCTCAAGAGCATCGCTCGCGAGTCCGCGCAGCCGGCCATGAAGGGCGCCGCAGTCGTCGCCGCCGCCGGCGGAATCGTGGCCACGCTGTCCACCCCGGCTTCGGCCGAGTCCCTGTCCGACACGTCCGCAGTGGCTGCGGTCGCCGCACCGAAGGTCGCCGCACCACGGGCAGCTGCTGTCGTGGGCCCCGCCTCAGCCATCGCTGCCCCCGCGGTCGCCGACTCGCACGCGCTTCGCTCCATCGGGTACGCGACGGCGCCGGAGAAGGCCGCCACGGCGAAGCCGATCGTCATCAAGGACGTCGTCGTCGAGAAGAAGCGCCAAGAGGCTGCCCGCAAGGCTCGGGAAGCGGCCGAGGCCCGCCGTGAGGCCGCCCAGCGCGCCTCTCGCGACGCGACCCGCTCCACGCTGACCTCGTCGACCTACACGTCGAAGTCGACGGTCAACGGCTCGTCCGGCCGGAAGTCCGCGTACAACTGGGGGACTGCCGGCCAGTGCACGTGGGGCGCGCTCAACAAGTGGTACCAGTCCGAGGGCTACTACCCGGGTGGCTGGACCGGCAACGCGATGACCTGGGGCTACGGAGCCGCCAATGCCGGCTACACCGTCACGAGCACCCCGCGGACCCGCTCCATCGTCGTCCTGCAGCCGGGGGTCCACGGCTCCTCGAGCGTCGGGCACGTGGCCTGGGTCATCGGGGTCAACGGCAACGAGATCACCATGGTCGAGATGAACGCGCTCGCCGGGCCGTACAACTACAACACGCGCACGGTCACGCACGTCGGCGGGATGCAGTACATCTACGCTCCGTGA
- a CDS encoding alpha/beta hydrolase family protein yields the protein MRTAFVAGSLAAVLAAGACTSSGSPPRAPTLIPTAPAETQRSSTSPSPVAPPSASASPPASPTAGPTGDGRERSDPAFIDALFETDFDGRDLRLGREGGSTDAYRQYFVTYRGDGLRISGRINIPRGSGPFPAVVLAHGYVPLEQYTNGATMLRERDHLARKGYVTLHIDYRNHAQSDDDPDNGPNLRIGYTVDAVNAGLALQQLDAVDPDRIGIIGRSMGGGVVYGALVAVPGLFKAGVAYSPVSSDTVDNFNRWVRRDRDRGGDARAVLRRLGAPERAPRTWARTSPRTYFDRITDPILIHHGTDDEDCPIRWSEETVTALKQAGKKVTYHVYSGERHTFTSQWPLSIRRTEAFLDTNLR from the coding sequence ATGCGGACCGCCTTCGTCGCCGGGTCACTGGCAGCCGTGCTGGCCGCCGGCGCCTGCACGAGCAGCGGTTCCCCTCCCCGCGCCCCCACTCTGATCCCCACTGCTCCGGCCGAGACGCAGCGCTCGTCCACGAGCCCGTCCCCCGTCGCCCCGCCGTCTGCCTCTGCGTCTCCCCCAGCCAGCCCGACGGCCGGTCCCACGGGCGACGGCCGCGAACGGTCCGACCCCGCGTTCATCGATGCGCTCTTCGAGACCGACTTCGACGGCCGCGACCTGCGCCTCGGCCGCGAGGGCGGGAGCACCGACGCCTACCGGCAGTACTTCGTCACCTACCGGGGTGACGGCCTGCGGATCTCGGGGCGGATCAACATCCCGCGCGGCAGCGGCCCCTTCCCCGCCGTCGTCCTCGCGCACGGCTACGTCCCCCTCGAGCAGTACACGAACGGCGCCACCATGCTGCGGGAACGTGACCACCTCGCCCGGAAGGGATACGTCACGCTCCACATCGACTACCGGAACCACGCCCAGTCCGATGACGACCCCGACAACGGCCCCAACCTCCGGATCGGCTACACCGTCGACGCGGTCAACGCCGGACTGGCCCTGCAGCAGCTCGACGCCGTCGACCCCGACCGGATCGGAATCATCGGGCGTTCGATGGGAGGGGGCGTCGTCTACGGCGCGCTGGTCGCCGTGCCGGGACTCTTCAAGGCGGGGGTCGCCTACAGCCCGGTCAGCTCCGACACGGTCGACAACTTCAACCGGTGGGTTCGCCGTGACCGCGACCGAGGCGGCGACGCCCGAGCGGTGCTGCGCCGCCTCGGGGCCCCAGAGCGCGCACCGCGGACCTGGGCCCGGACCAGTCCCCGCACGTACTTCGACCGGATCACCGACCCGATCCTGATCCACCACGGCACGGACGACGAGGACTGCCCGATCCGCTGGTCCGAGGAGACCGTGACCGCTCTGAAGCAGGCCGGCAAGAAGGTGACCTACCACGTCTACTCCGGCGAGCGGCACACCTTCACGTCCCAGTGGCCGCTGTCGATCCGGCGCACCGAAGCCTTCCTCGACACCAACCTGCGCTGA
- a CDS encoding WhiB family transcriptional regulator: MKESKQPHLDGEVLHHGETIPCREYDAELWFAERPEEVELAKALCGACPLRAECLAGALDRGEPWGVWGGQLIVDGAVVAFKRPRGRPRKRPVAA; this comes from the coding sequence ATGAAGGAGAGCAAGCAGCCCCACCTCGATGGCGAGGTGCTCCACCACGGCGAGACGATCCCGTGTCGCGAGTACGACGCGGAGCTCTGGTTCGCGGAGCGGCCGGAGGAGGTCGAGCTCGCCAAGGCCCTGTGCGGAGCGTGCCCGCTCAGGGCTGAGTGCCTCGCCGGCGCGCTGGACCGAGGTGAGCCCTGGGGGGTCTGGGGTGGACAGCTGATCGTCGACGGCGCCGTCGTCGCGTTCAAGCGGCCCCGGGGCCGTCCGCGCAAGCGGCCGGTCGCCGCCTGA
- a CDS encoding GNAT family N-acetyltransferase, producing the protein MPSPTTPVQTPAPLLTDGTVTLRRHTPADADRIVEQSTDESSLRWTTVPRGYTGAHAVEFLEQVTRAWADPGGTRSWAIEITGDDGNPQFAGTIDVRPGASWDHASLGFGLHPAARGRGAMARAVRLVASHAFEHGFWGRPLRRIHWCALAGNWPSRRVAWAAGFTFHGTLPGTDADPVDPDGPALDSWHASLAAGEPMQPRHPWMQPKVLPGERIRLRGWRPEDLTAIEERTDPAHWFPSANPLRPDTFDAWLLRRHELMASGMSVEWAIAEADTDRALGHLTIFLRGGTLTGDVAELGYQLMPSARGRGLTKAACRLAIAHAFEPREAGGLGLRRLVAETAADNLASNAVLRAVGFTEFGREHATDELPDGRFEDALHWELVRHPPL; encoded by the coding sequence ATGCCCTCTCCGACAACCCCGGTGCAAACCCCGGCGCCTCTGCTCACCGACGGCACGGTGACGCTGCGGCGGCACACTCCCGCCGACGCCGACCGCATCGTCGAGCAGTCGACGGACGAGTCGTCGCTGCGGTGGACCACGGTCCCGCGGGGCTACACGGGCGCGCACGCAGTTGAGTTCCTCGAGCAGGTCACGCGCGCCTGGGCGGATCCGGGCGGGACCCGCTCCTGGGCCATCGAGATCACCGGTGATGACGGCAACCCGCAGTTCGCCGGCACGATCGACGTCCGCCCCGGTGCGTCCTGGGACCACGCCTCACTGGGGTTCGGCCTGCACCCTGCGGCGCGAGGGCGTGGTGCCATGGCTCGCGCCGTGCGCCTCGTCGCGTCCCACGCCTTCGAGCACGGGTTCTGGGGTCGGCCGTTGAGGCGCATCCACTGGTGCGCCCTCGCGGGCAACTGGCCCTCACGCCGCGTCGCCTGGGCCGCCGGATTCACCTTCCACGGCACCCTGCCCGGCACCGACGCCGACCCGGTCGACCCGGACGGCCCGGCCCTGGACTCCTGGCACGCCAGCCTCGCGGCCGGGGAGCCGATGCAGCCACGCCACCCCTGGATGCAGCCAAAAGTCTTGCCGGGTGAGCGAATTCGGCTCCGCGGGTGGCGGCCGGAGGACCTGACGGCCATCGAGGAGCGCACCGACCCGGCACACTGGTTCCCGTCGGCCAACCCGCTCCGGCCCGACACCTTCGACGCCTGGCTGCTCCGGCGGCACGAGCTGATGGCGAGCGGAATGTCCGTCGAGTGGGCCATCGCCGAAGCCGACACCGACCGGGCGCTCGGCCACCTGACGATCTTCCTGCGCGGCGGGACGCTCACCGGCGACGTCGCGGAGCTCGGCTACCAGCTCATGCCCAGCGCTCGAGGCCGGGGCCTGACCAAGGCGGCCTGCCGTCTCGCCATCGCCCACGCCTTCGAACCCAGAGAGGCGGGGGGCCTCGGCCTGCGCCGGCTCGTCGCCGAGACCGCCGCCGACAACCTGGCCAGCAACGCGGTGCTGCGAGCGGTCGGCTTCACCGAGTTCGGCCGGGAGCACGCGACCGACGAGCTGCCCGATGGCAGGTTCGAGGACGCGCTCCACTGGGAGCTGGTCCGGCACCCGCCCTTGTAG
- a CDS encoding SWIM zinc finger family protein, which produces MTRWTPQHVAALAPDASSLAAARRLARPGPWSDTGSTDTLVWGKCQGSGATPYRVSVDVTGPDFRCSCPSRKLPCKHGLALLMLWATGSGSVSEAAEPAGHAAQWAAERSKRAGAVASLRAARAGLAAQAHRAPDPKAQAKRLEERLALMTAGMEDFSRWLGDLARSGTAGVRSQPYTWWDTTAARLVDAQLPGLADQVRSMGPAPPAPAARPAPARTEPVRTAHPAPRWGPRRQAQPTRRLGPAGHPHAGRARTPPPLLLRLDDPLTASPPPTEPDGTNRTSDPNPITRTLRNASTPADRYGSNFVD; this is translated from the coding sequence ATGACACGGTGGACGCCCCAACACGTCGCCGCGCTCGCTCCCGACGCCTCGTCGCTGGCGGCCGCGCGCCGGCTCGCGCGTCCCGGCCCGTGGTCCGACACCGGGTCCACCGACACCCTCGTCTGGGGAAAGTGCCAGGGGTCGGGCGCGACCCCCTACCGGGTCAGCGTCGACGTCACCGGCCCTGACTTCCGATGCTCGTGCCCCAGCCGCAAGCTGCCGTGCAAGCACGGTCTGGCGCTGCTCATGCTGTGGGCCACCGGCTCCGGCTCCGTCAGCGAAGCCGCGGAGCCGGCCGGCCACGCGGCGCAGTGGGCTGCGGAGCGCTCGAAGCGTGCCGGCGCGGTGGCGTCGCTGCGCGCGGCTCGAGCAGGCCTTGCAGCGCAGGCGCACCGTGCCCCAGACCCAAAGGCGCAGGCGAAGCGCCTCGAGGAACGGCTCGCCCTCATGACCGCGGGCATGGAGGACTTCTCGCGCTGGCTCGGGGACCTGGCCCGCAGCGGGACCGCCGGCGTGCGCTCCCAGCCCTACACCTGGTGGGACACGACGGCGGCCCGGCTCGTCGACGCCCAGCTGCCCGGTCTCGCGGACCAGGTGCGCTCGATGGGACCCGCCCCGCCAGCTCCAGCTGCTCGGCCAGCACCCGCTCGGACCGAGCCTGTTCGAACTGCTCATCCAGCTCCGAGGTGGGGACCTCGGCGTCAAGCCCAGCCCACTCGACGGCTCGGGCCAGCAGGTCATCCGCATGCAGGTAGGGCACGGACGCCACCTCCCCTCCTGCTGCGCCTCGACGACCCCCTGACAGCCAGCCCGCCTCCGACCGAACCAGATGGGACGAACCGGACCAGCGACCCCAATCCCATCACGCGCACCCTCCGGAATGCAAGCACCCCAGCCGATCGTTATGGCTCCAATTTCGTTGACTGA
- a CDS encoding transposase — translation MSHPPMERSPADQDPHRDQPDEAVVVHLPSRRAPPTKPERPKRYSDEFRADAVALARRQGVTVAGAAQQVGVSASTLRRWLRDASTREVGPERTDPEQTDPEQTDPEQTDPEQTDPEQQPRSYRPDAAWDARPVRQRIDDEWPDWRAFDWPVLPVLPDQETRPPEPATGRGGSTAPGRRAVTPRGRPSRPVRPRVVDSAAGAAPAAAAARELERAVVGDGVFAATARLGPLHRLVVVLAAFTACIALSRLVPESYSWRPTVSAFHVMSLVVSFGAVLLVDWHGLLWLSGRRALTESTRLAAAASPIIWAGLGGLFLTGTLLRPDIGSPLTLLKLALVLAVCVNGAVMAPVRLRLASLSADASPVDVPEREWHRMMLSTAVSQVGWWGAVVIGFVNAAT, via the coding sequence ATGTCCCACCCACCCATGGAACGGTCCCCAGCGGACCAGGACCCGCACCGCGACCAGCCGGACGAGGCGGTCGTGGTCCACCTGCCGAGCCGTCGCGCGCCACCGACCAAGCCGGAACGGCCGAAGCGGTATTCCGACGAGTTCCGAGCCGATGCGGTCGCCCTGGCCCGCCGCCAGGGCGTCACGGTCGCCGGCGCCGCGCAGCAGGTCGGAGTCAGCGCGAGCACTCTCCGGCGGTGGCTCCGGGATGCGAGCACCCGCGAGGTCGGGCCCGAACGGACCGACCCCGAGCAGACCGACCCCGAGCAGACCGACCCCGAGCAGACCGACCCCGAGCAGACCGACCCCGAGCAGCAGCCCCGCTCATACCGGCCGGACGCTGCCTGGGACGCCCGGCCGGTGCGTCAGCGCATCGACGACGAGTGGCCGGACTGGCGCGCGTTCGACTGGCCCGTTCTGCCCGTTCTGCCTGATCAGGAGACGCGGCCACCGGAGCCCGCGACGGGGCGCGGGGGGTCGACGGCCCCGGGCCGGCGCGCGGTCACCCCGCGCGGCCGCCCGTCCAGGCCGGTCCGACCGCGGGTGGTGGACTCCGCCGCGGGAGCGGCCCCGGCAGCCGCTGCGGCGCGGGAACTCGAGAGGGCCGTCGTGGGCGACGGGGTCTTCGCGGCGACTGCTCGCCTCGGTCCGCTCCATCGCCTCGTCGTGGTGCTGGCGGCCTTCACGGCGTGCATCGCCCTCTCCAGGCTGGTCCCCGAGTCGTACTCCTGGCGCCCGACCGTCAGCGCCTTTCACGTGATGTCCCTCGTCGTGTCCTTCGGGGCCGTCCTCCTCGTCGACTGGCACGGGCTGCTCTGGCTCTCCGGCCGTCGGGCCCTGACCGAGTCGACCCGCCTCGCAGCGGCCGCCTCGCCGATCATCTGGGCCGGACTCGGGGGCCTCTTCCTCACCGGCACGCTGCTCCGCCCCGACATCGGGTCCCCCCTGACGCTGCTCAAGCTGGCCCTCGTCCTCGCCGTCTGCGTCAACGGCGCTGTGATGGCTCCGGTCCGGCTGCGGTTGGCCTCGCTCTCCGCGGACGCGTCGCCGGTCGACGTGCCCGAGCGCGAGTGGCACCGGATGATGCTCTCCACGGCGGTCTCGCAGGTCGGCTGGTGGGGCGCGGTCGTCATCGGCTTCGTCAACGCGGCCACATGA